Proteins from one Mytilus galloprovincialis chromosome 11, xbMytGall1.hap1.1, whole genome shotgun sequence genomic window:
- the LOC143050930 gene encoding uncharacterized protein LOC143050930 yields MSSIYDPKIHDGSQYICCNSEFAVEGNKSRTWVNGRQLGYSSSGKVTVTYRLLFIFQARLGYSSSGKVTVTYQRTPQIPVSPNLSLSEPTPTHTYFTEEQSFQAELDSEAPSSQSLSPIKSVNNTMISSTETSYASALESQGPENQELNGELDTKSEDKTLTKQGGNVRNPTENPSQIEEEEEEEMKDRRVIIYETHL; encoded by the exons ATGTCTTCAATTTATGATCCTAAAATCCATGATGGAAGCCAGTATATCTGTTGTAACTCTGAATTTGCAGTTGAAGGAAACAAGTCCAGAACATGGGTTAATGGTCGTCA GCTAGGTTATTCCAGTAGTGGTAAAGTAACAGTGACATATCGCTTGTTATTCATATTTCAGGCTAG GCTAGGTTATTCCAGTAGTGGTAAAGTAACAGTAACATATCAGAGGACCCCACAGATACCAGTCTCACCTAATCTCAGTCTGTCAGAGCCCACGCCCACTCATACATATTTTACAGAGG AACAAAGTTTTCAAGCTGAGCTGGACTCTGAAGCTCCATCATCTCAATCTTTATCTCCCATTAAATCTGTGAACAATACAATGATAAGTAGTACAGAGACTTCATATGCCTCTGCATTAGAATCACAGGGACCAGAAAACCAGGAACTCAATGGTGAACTGGATACTAAAAGTGAGGACAAAACTTTAACAAAACAGGGGGGAAATGTGAGAAACCCAACTGAAAATCCAAGCCAGATTGAGGAGGAGGAGGAAGAAGAAATG aaAGACAGGAGGGTGATAATTTATGAG